In Rhizobiales bacterium NRL2, a genomic segment contains:
- a CDS encoding dehydrogenase, giving the protein MPTIDADRLTAFVAAMARAGGSDEREAGLIATNLVEANLKGHDSHGIGMMPTYANALQFGKLTANQHVSVVRDDGAILLLDGNAGYGQVIGGEAMAMAIARARDTGLCLMSLRNTHHLGRIGAWGELAADAGLISIHWVNGITRMPLVAPWGGSDARYTTNPYCTAIPETPDHPRIVFDMATTKVAMGKVRVAHNKGEQMPPDCLIDRRGEMTTDPGVMFEEPTGALMSVGQHKGYGLALICEVLAGALSGGGAFLPDRSDGHSIINNMLTIVVDPARLGERGAFVAEIDAFIRYVKASPAAAWADEVMVPGDPERKSEAQRRAAGIPVDETTWEEMIAAAVQLGMSEAQARTYEA; this is encoded by the coding sequence ATGCCGACGATCGATGCGGATCGGCTGACCGCGTTCGTGGCCGCCATGGCCCGCGCAGGCGGGTCCGACGAACGCGAAGCGGGGCTGATCGCCACCAATCTTGTCGAGGCCAATCTGAAGGGTCACGACAGCCACGGCATCGGCATGATGCCGACCTACGCCAACGCGCTGCAGTTCGGAAAGCTGACCGCGAACCAGCACGTCTCGGTGGTGCGCGACGACGGCGCGATTCTGCTGCTGGACGGCAATGCCGGCTATGGCCAGGTCATCGGCGGCGAGGCCATGGCGATGGCCATCGCCCGGGCGCGTGACACCGGCCTGTGTCTGATGAGCCTGCGCAACACCCACCATCTGGGCCGGATCGGCGCCTGGGGCGAACTGGCCGCAGACGCCGGCCTGATCTCCATTCACTGGGTCAACGGCATCACGCGGATGCCGCTGGTCGCGCCCTGGGGCGGCTCCGACGCCCGCTACACCACCAATCCCTATTGCACCGCGATCCCCGAGACGCCCGATCACCCGCGCATCGTCTTCGACATGGCGACGACCAAGGTGGCCATGGGCAAGGTCCGCGTCGCCCACAACAAGGGCGAGCAGATGCCGCCCGACTGCCTGATCGACCGCCGTGGCGAGATGACCACCGATCCGGGCGTGATGTTCGAGGAGCCGACCGGCGCACTGATGTCGGTAGGTCAGCACAAGGGCTACGGCCTGGCGCTGATCTGCGAGGTTCTGGCCGGCGCGCTCTCCGGCGGCGGCGCCTTCCTTCCGGACCGCTCTGACGGACACTCGATCATCAACAACATGCTGACCATCGTCGTCGACCCGGCGCGGCTGGGCGAGCGCGGCGCCTTCGTTGCCGAGATCGACGCCTTCATCCGCTACGTGAAGGCTTCGCCGGCCGCCGCCTGGGCGGACGAGGTGATGGTGCCGGGCGATCCGGAACGCAAGTCGGAAGCGCAACGCCGCGCCGCCGGCATCCCGGTCGACGAGACGACCTGGGAAGAGATGATTGCCGCCGCGGTCCAGCTCGGCATGAGCGAGGCGCAGGCGCGTACCTATGAGGCCTGA
- a CDS encoding ArsC family transcriptional regulator, giving the protein MEVPGAVLFACTENSVRSPMAEGLLKQLMGHQIYVDSCGVRAKEVDGFSIAVMDELGIDISGHRAKSFDDLEDTFFDVIISLSPEAQHKAIELTRTMACDVEYWPTLDPSLIEGSREARLAAWRQVRDQLRKRIIERFSPGPAPQV; this is encoded by the coding sequence TTGGAGGTACCCGGGGCCGTCCTCTTCGCCTGTACCGAGAACAGCGTGCGCTCTCCCATGGCCGAGGGCCTTCTGAAACAGCTCATGGGCCATCAGATCTACGTCGATTCCTGCGGCGTGCGCGCGAAGGAGGTGGACGGCTTCTCGATCGCGGTGATGGACGAACTGGGCATCGACATCTCCGGCCACCGCGCCAAGAGCTTCGACGATCTGGAGGATACCTTCTTCGATGTCATCATCTCGCTCTCGCCCGAAGCGCAGCACAAGGCGATCGAGCTGACCCGCACGATGGCCTGCGACGTCGAATACTGGCCGACGCTGGACCCGAGCCTGATCGAAGGCAGCCGCGAAGCGCGTCTCGCTGCCTGGCGTCAGGTCCGCGACCAGCTTCGCAAGCGGATCATCGAGCGCTTCAGCCCCGGCCCCGCTCCGCAGGTTTGA
- a CDS encoding histidinol dehydrogenase, whose product MPRRLDGSAASFEADFRALLDDKRETAADVDETVQAIIADVRTRGDLALIDYTARFDRVQFTPSRFRIGADEIEAAKADCEPDTLAAMKLAATRIAAFHERQLPADDRVVDAAGVELGARWTAIGAVGLYVPGGLAAYPSSVLMNAVPAKVAGVERIAMTVPTPDGVINPLVIAAAEHAGVTEIYRLGGAQAIAALAYGTEAVPAVDKIVGPGNAYVAAAKRQVFGAVGIDMIAGPSEILVVADGENDPAWIAADLLSQSEHDESAQAILITDDRAFADDVAAAVEHHLATLPRAAIARSSWEAHGAIIVLDTLDDAPALVDRIAPEHLELAVNDPDAMMARVRNAGAIFLGRHTPEAIGDYVAGPNHVLPTARSARFSSGLNVLDFMKRTTFVRCDAASLGEIGPAAATLADAEGLPAHALSVRIRMNR is encoded by the coding sequence ATGCCAAGGCGGCTTGACGGCAGCGCGGCGTCCTTCGAGGCGGATTTCCGAGCGTTGCTCGACGACAAGCGGGAAACCGCCGCCGATGTCGACGAGACGGTACAGGCGATCATCGCCGACGTGCGCACGCGCGGTGACCTGGCGCTGATCGACTACACGGCGCGTTTCGACCGGGTGCAGTTCACCCCATCCCGGTTCCGGATCGGCGCGGACGAGATCGAGGCCGCCAAGGCCGATTGCGAACCGGATACGCTGGCGGCGATGAAACTCGCGGCAACGCGTATCGCCGCCTTCCACGAGCGCCAGCTGCCCGCCGACGACCGTGTGGTCGATGCCGCCGGGGTGGAACTCGGCGCGCGCTGGACCGCCATCGGCGCAGTGGGCCTCTACGTGCCGGGCGGCCTCGCGGCCTACCCCTCGTCGGTGCTGATGAACGCGGTCCCCGCGAAGGTAGCGGGCGTGGAGCGCATCGCCATGACCGTACCGACGCCGGACGGCGTCATCAATCCGCTGGTGATTGCGGCAGCCGAGCATGCCGGCGTGACCGAGATCTACCGCCTGGGCGGCGCGCAGGCGATCGCGGCGCTGGCCTATGGCACGGAAGCCGTCCCCGCCGTGGACAAGATCGTCGGCCCCGGCAATGCCTATGTGGCCGCGGCCAAGCGCCAGGTCTTCGGCGCCGTCGGCATCGACATGATCGCCGGTCCCTCCGAGATCCTGGTGGTCGCCGACGGCGAGAATGATCCGGCCTGGATCGCGGCCGACCTGCTGTCGCAATCCGAGCACGACGAATCCGCACAGGCCATCCTGATAACTGACGACAGGGCCTTCGCCGACGACGTCGCCGCGGCGGTGGAACACCATCTCGCGACCCTGCCCCGCGCCGCGATCGCGCGTTCGAGCTGGGAGGCACATGGCGCCATCATCGTTCTGGATACCCTCGACGACGCGCCGGCGCTGGTCGACCGGATCGCGCCGGAACACCTGGAACTGGCGGTGAACGACCCGGACGCGATGATGGCGCGCGTGCGGAACGCCGGCGCCATCTTCCTGGGCCGGCACACGCCAGAAGCCATCGGCGACTACGTGGCCGGGCCAAATCACGTGTTGCCGACCGCGCGCAGCGCCCGCTTTTCCTCCGGTCTCAACGTGCTGGACTTCATGAAGCGGACCACCTTCGTGCGCTGCGACGCCGCCAGCCTGGGCGAAATCGGACCGGCGGCGGCGACCCTGGCCGACGCCGAGGGGCTGCCGGCGCACGCGCTCTCCGTCCGCATCCGCATGAACCGGTGA
- a CDS encoding ATP phosphoribosyltransferase — protein MNAAASQAEPIVLALPKGRILKEAMPLVRAAGIEPEAAFDDPDSRQLTFRTNHEHISIIRVRSFDVATFVAFGAAHLGVAGNDVLMEFDYSDIYAPLDLGIGYCRMAVAEPAELSKTDDPSRWSHVRVATKYPNITQRHFARRGVQAECIKLNGAMELAPSLGLCRRIVDLVSTGSTLKANGLVEVEQIADITSRLIVNRTALKTRPAEIHGWINSFRSAVDAKAA, from the coding sequence ATGAACGCCGCCGCGAGCCAAGCAGAACCGATCGTTCTGGCCCTGCCGAAGGGCCGCATCCTGAAGGAGGCGATGCCGCTGGTGCGCGCCGCCGGCATCGAGCCGGAAGCGGCCTTCGACGATCCCGACAGCCGCCAACTCACCTTCCGCACCAATCACGAGCACATCTCCATCATTCGCGTCCGCTCCTTCGACGTGGCGACCTTCGTCGCCTTCGGCGCCGCCCATCTCGGCGTCGCCGGCAACGACGTGCTGATGGAGTTCGACTATTCGGACATATACGCGCCGCTCGACCTCGGCATCGGCTATTGCCGGATGGCGGTCGCCGAGCCGGCGGAGCTATCGAAGACCGACGACCCCTCGCGCTGGTCGCACGTCCGTGTCGCGACCAAGTACCCGAACATCACCCAGCGCCATTTCGCCCGCCGCGGCGTCCAGGCCGAGTGCATCAAGCTGAACGGCGCCATGGAGCTGGCGCCCTCGCTGGGTCTGTGCCGCCGCATCGTCGATCTGGTCTCGACCGGCTCGACGCTGAAGGCCAACGGCCTGGTCGAGGTGGAGCAGATCGCCGACATCACGTCGCGGCTGATCGTCAATCGCACCGCGCTGAAGACGCGGCCGGCGGAGATCCACGGCTGGATCAACAGCTTCAGGAGCGCGGTCGATGCCAAGGCGGCTTGA
- a CDS encoding UDP-N-acetylglucosamine 1-carboxyvinyltransferase — MDSILIRGGLPLRGTIEISGAKNAALPLMAACLLTDKPLRLSNVPALMDIGTMAELLRCLGVEADDQGGGAWTLRAADIADTTAPYDIVRKMRASVLVLGPLLARTGKADVSLPGGCAIGTRPVNIHIDGLVALGAEIEIDGGYIRAKAPKGLTGAVYTMPQISVGATENLLMAAVLASGTTVLENAAREPEIADLIDLLTAMGARIEGRGTDRLTVYGVDALHGADHAVLPDRIETGTYAVAGAITGGDLMLKGANHEIVEAIMKPLRKSGATVDFLEDGIRVRRDGQGILGVDVMTQPYPGFPTDMQAQIMALMSISHGAAMITETIFENRFMHVPELGRMGADITVHGASALVRGVRRLRGAPVMATDLRASVSLVLAGLAADGETQVNRVYHLDRGYERLEQKLEACGADIERVKGQ, encoded by the coding sequence ATGGACAGCATTCTGATCCGCGGGGGCCTGCCGCTGCGGGGCACGATCGAGATCAGCGGCGCCAAGAACGCCGCGTTGCCGCTGATGGCCGCATGCCTGCTGACAGACAAGCCGCTGCGCCTGTCGAACGTCCCTGCATTGATGGACATCGGGACCATGGCCGAACTGCTGCGCTGTCTCGGCGTCGAGGCCGACGACCAGGGCGGCGGCGCGTGGACCCTGCGCGCGGCGGACATCGCCGACACCACCGCGCCATACGACATCGTGCGGAAGATGCGCGCCAGCGTGCTGGTTCTCGGTCCGCTGCTGGCCCGGACCGGCAAGGCGGATGTCTCCCTGCCCGGCGGCTGCGCCATCGGCACGCGGCCGGTGAACATCCATATCGACGGGCTCGTGGCTCTGGGCGCGGAGATCGAGATCGACGGCGGCTACATCCGGGCGAAGGCGCCGAAGGGCCTGACGGGCGCCGTCTACACGATGCCCCAGATCTCCGTCGGCGCCACCGAGAACCTGCTGATGGCGGCGGTGCTGGCCAGCGGCACGACCGTGCTGGAGAACGCCGCGCGCGAACCCGAGATCGCCGACCTGATCGATCTGCTGACGGCGATGGGCGCGCGGATCGAGGGCCGCGGCACCGACCGCCTGACCGTGTACGGCGTCGACGCGCTCCACGGCGCCGACCACGCGGTCCTGCCCGACCGGATCGAGACCGGCACCTACGCCGTCGCCGGCGCAATCACCGGCGGCGACCTGATGCTGAAAGGCGCCAATCACGAGATCGTCGAGGCGATCATGAAGCCGCTTCGCAAGTCCGGCGCGACCGTCGACTTCCTGGAAGACGGCATCCGCGTCCGCCGCGACGGCCAGGGCATACTGGGCGTTGACGTCATGACCCAGCCCTATCCGGGCTTTCCGACCGACATGCAGGCGCAGATCATGGCGCTGATGTCGATCAGTCACGGCGCGGCGATGATCACCGAGACGATCTTCGAGAACCGCTTCATGCATGTCCCCGAACTGGGACGGATGGGCGCGGACATCACCGTGCACGGCGCCTCGGCGCTGGTGCGGGGCGTGCGCCGTCTTCGCGGCGCGCCGGTCATGGCGACGGACCTGCGCGCATCGGTCTCGCTGGTGCTGGCGGGTCTGGCGGCGGATGGCGAGACACAGGTCAATCGCGTATACCATCTGGATCGGGGCTACGAACGGCTCGAACAGAAGCTGGAGGCCTGCGGCGCCGATATCGAGCGCGTGAAGGGGCAATGA
- a CDS encoding 4-hydroxy-3-methylbut-2-enyl diphosphate reductase → MLLANPRGFCAGVERAIQVVDKALDKYGAPVYVRHEIVHNRFVVEGLEKRGAVFVEELDEVPSDAVVVFSAHGVPKWVPEEAQRREQFYLDATCPLVSKVHVEAERHYRNGRQIVMIGHAGHPEVIGTMGQLPDGAITLIENTEQADALEVPDPENLAFITQTTLSVDDTAEIVDTLVRRFPTIHRPHKEDICYATTNRQAAVKEIASRCDVVLVVGAQNSSNSKRLVEVAEKAGCPKAILVPRAAELDWSLVDGAGMIGLTAGASAPDVLVEEVLEAFRSRYDVQVREVDGVREEVVFRLPRALLD, encoded by the coding sequence ATCCTGCTGGCCAATCCCCGCGGCTTCTGCGCCGGGGTCGAACGCGCCATCCAGGTGGTCGACAAGGCCCTCGACAAGTACGGGGCGCCTGTCTACGTGCGCCACGAGATCGTCCACAACCGTTTCGTGGTCGAAGGCCTCGAGAAGCGCGGCGCCGTGTTCGTCGAGGAACTGGACGAGGTGCCATCGGACGCCGTCGTGGTGTTCTCCGCCCATGGCGTGCCGAAATGGGTGCCCGAGGAGGCGCAGCGGCGCGAACAGTTCTATCTGGACGCGACCTGCCCGCTTGTCTCCAAAGTTCATGTCGAAGCGGAGCGCCATTACCGCAACGGCCGCCAGATCGTCATGATCGGCCATGCCGGCCACCCGGAAGTCATCGGCACGATGGGCCAGCTTCCCGACGGCGCCATTACCCTGATCGAGAACACCGAACAGGCCGATGCGCTGGAGGTGCCGGATCCGGAGAACCTGGCCTTCATCACCCAGACGACCCTGTCGGTCGACGACACGGCGGAGATCGTGGACACGCTGGTGCGGCGTTTTCCCACAATCCACCGGCCGCACAAGGAAGACATCTGCTACGCCACCACCAACCGGCAGGCGGCCGTGAAGGAGATCGCCAGCCGGTGCGACGTGGTTCTGGTGGTGGGCGCGCAGAACTCCTCGAACTCCAAGCGCCTGGTCGAGGTGGCCGAGAAGGCGGGCTGCCCGAAGGCCATTCTGGTGCCGCGCGCCGCCGAGCTCGACTGGAGCCTGGTCGATGGCGCGGGCATGATCGGATTGACGGCCGGTGCGTCGGCGCCCGACGTACTGGTGGAGGAGGTTCTGGAGGCCTTCCGCAGCCGCTATGACGTACAGGTGCGGGAGGTCGACGGCGTTCGCGAGGAGGTTGTCTTCCGGCTGCCCCGGGCCCTGCTCGACTGA
- a CDS encoding homoserine kinase — translation MAVYTEIGDGELDALLADYEIGAAIACTGIAEGVENSNFLLQTDAGMFILTIYEKRVKPDDLPWFLALLSHLSDRGVPCPVPVPRRDGGVLSDIRAKPAAIVSFLKGRWPRKPLPRHAWAVGDALASLHLAAADFGPERPNNLSVGDWRPLAERCAPGADDVRSGLADEIASELDVLETAWPRDLPRGVIHADLFPDNVFFLDERLSGVIDFYFACNDILVYDLAICLNAWCFEPDGAFNTTKARQMLGAYRARRPLSRPEFDALPILARGAAMRFLLTRLYDWLNHPEGAFVTPKNPLEYWRKLDFHRGVGGAAAYGLDF, via the coding sequence TTGGCGGTCTACACCGAGATCGGCGACGGGGAACTCGACGCCCTCCTCGCCGACTACGAGATCGGCGCGGCCATCGCCTGCACCGGAATCGCGGAAGGCGTGGAGAACTCCAACTTCCTGCTGCAGACCGATGCCGGCATGTTCATCCTCACGATCTACGAGAAGCGGGTGAAGCCCGACGATCTGCCCTGGTTTCTCGCGCTGCTTTCCCACCTGTCGGATCGTGGCGTTCCCTGTCCGGTGCCGGTCCCGCGCCGCGATGGCGGCGTGCTGAGCGATATCCGCGCCAAGCCGGCTGCGATCGTCTCCTTCCTGAAGGGCCGATGGCCGCGCAAGCCATTGCCGCGCCATGCCTGGGCCGTGGGCGACGCGCTGGCGTCGCTGCATCTGGCCGCGGCCGACTTCGGGCCGGAGCGGCCCAACAACCTGTCCGTCGGCGACTGGCGGCCGCTGGCCGAGCGTTGTGCGCCCGGCGCCGACGACGTGCGGTCCGGGCTGGCCGATGAGATCGCCAGCGAACTGGATGTGCTGGAGACGGCCTGGCCCCGCGATCTGCCCCGCGGCGTCATTCACGCCGACCTGTTTCCCGACAACGTCTTCTTCCTGGACGAGCGCCTGAGCGGGGTGATCGACTTCTACTTCGCCTGCAATGACATACTGGTCTACGACCTCGCCATCTGTCTGAACGCCTGGTGCTTCGAGCCCGATGGCGCGTTCAACACCACCAAGGCGCGGCAGATGCTGGGGGCGTACCGGGCCCGCCGGCCGCTCTCGAGGCCGGAATTCGACGCCTTGCCCATCCTGGCGCGGGGCGCGGCCATGCGGTTCCTGCTGACCCGGCTCTACGACTGGCTGAACCACCCGGAGGGTGCGTTCGTGACCCCGAAGAATCCGCTCGAGTACTGGCGCAAGCTGGATTTTCACCGTGGGGTCGGCGGGGCCGCCGCCTATGGGCTGGATTTCTGA
- a CDS encoding ribonuclease HI, which produces MRQVEIWTDGACSGNPGPGGWGAVLRYGEREKELSGGEAQTTNNRMEMTAAIEALSQLKRPCRVILHTDSRYLMDGITRWLPGWKARGWKTAAKKPVLNEELWRQLDDLNRRHDIDWRWVKGHSGHVENERADRLAREAIPR; this is translated from the coding sequence ATGCGGCAGGTGGAGATCTGGACCGACGGCGCCTGCTCGGGCAATCCCGGGCCCGGCGGGTGGGGCGCGGTTCTGCGTTATGGCGAGCGCGAGAAGGAACTGAGCGGCGGCGAGGCTCAGACCACCAACAACCGCATGGAGATGACCGCCGCCATCGAGGCGCTGTCGCAGTTGAAACGGCCGTGCCGCGTCATACTGCATACGGACAGCCGCTACCTGATGGACGGAATCACCCGCTGGCTCCCGGGCTGGAAGGCCAGGGGATGGAAGACCGCAGCGAAGAAGCCTGTTCTGAACGAGGAACTCTGGCGCCAGCTCGACGACCTCAACCGTCGCCACGACATCGACTGGCGCTGGGTCAAGGGCCATTCAGGCCATGTCGAGAACGAACGCGCCGACCGCCTCGCGCGGGAAGCCATACCACGCTGA
- a CDS encoding aminotransferase produces the protein MIPCQRHLFDIPEDRAYLNCAYMGPLMHGVVEAMAKGTTRKARPWTVSSDDFFTETEHARGLLARMIDATADDVAVVPSASYGLAVAARNIPVATGQRIIVLKDQFPSNVYGWRELARARGAEVVTLERGQDGDWTRVILDAIDERTALAALAQNHWTDGSLIDLEQVGARLREVGAALALDLTQSLGAMPFSVRKVRPDFMVAACYKWLLGPYSVGFLYADPKWHGGEPIEQSWMTRSNAEDFAGLVKYVDGFRPGARRFDMGEFSNFALMPGAIAAMEQILDWTPEAISETLGARTADIAARAARLGLSSPPDASRAPHFLGLGFPEALPPGLVEALAARNVHVSVRGQSMRVTPHLYNNNDDVARLMDALGAVL, from the coding sequence GTGATTCCCTGTCAGCGTCACCTGTTCGATATCCCGGAGGACCGGGCCTATCTCAATTGCGCCTATATGGGCCCGCTGATGCACGGTGTCGTCGAAGCGATGGCGAAGGGTACGACCCGCAAGGCCCGGCCATGGACCGTCTCGTCCGATGATTTCTTCACCGAGACCGAACACGCCCGTGGTCTGCTCGCACGCATGATCGACGCCACTGCGGATGACGTCGCCGTGGTGCCCTCGGCGAGCTACGGTCTGGCGGTGGCGGCCCGCAATATTCCTGTCGCGACAGGGCAGCGCATCATCGTGCTGAAGGACCAGTTTCCCTCCAACGTCTATGGCTGGCGGGAGCTGGCCAGGGCCCGGGGCGCCGAAGTCGTCACGCTTGAGCGCGGGCAGGACGGCGACTGGACCCGGGTCATCCTGGACGCGATCGATGAGCGCACCGCCCTGGCGGCGCTGGCGCAGAACCACTGGACCGACGGCAGTCTGATCGACCTGGAACAGGTGGGTGCGCGGCTGCGCGAAGTCGGCGCGGCGCTGGCGCTCGATCTGACCCAGTCCCTCGGCGCGATGCCGTTCTCCGTGCGCAAGGTACGGCCCGATTTCATGGTCGCCGCCTGCTACAAGTGGCTACTCGGCCCCTACAGCGTCGGTTTCCTCTACGCGGATCCGAAGTGGCATGGCGGCGAACCGATCGAGCAGAGCTGGATGACCCGCTCCAACGCCGAGGATTTCGCCGGTCTGGTGAAATATGTCGACGGCTTCCGTCCCGGCGCGCGCCGCTTCGACATGGGCGAGTTTTCCAATTTCGCCCTGATGCCGGGCGCCATCGCGGCGATGGAGCAGATCCTCGACTGGACGCCCGAGGCCATCTCGGAGACGCTGGGCGCCCGTACAGCCGACATCGCCGCGCGCGCCGCGCGGCTCGGCCTGTCGTCGCCGCCGGATGCCTCCCGCGCCCCGCATTTCCTGGGCCTCGGCTTCCCGGAGGCCCTGCCGCCCGGTCTTGTCGAGGCGCTGGCGGCGCGCAATGTCCATGTCAGCGTGCGTGGTCAGTCCATGCGGGTGACGCCGCATCTCTACAACAACAACGACGATGTCGCCCGGCTGATGGATGCGCTGGGCGCCGTGCTCTGA